DNA sequence from the Alosa sapidissima isolate fAloSap1 chromosome 13, fAloSap1.pri, whole genome shotgun sequence genome:
GCAGGAAACAGCCAGTCGCTTAGGTTGTTTGACGCTTGCTTTGTAAGTGATTTACCCAGCTAACTGTTCTTCTGCCCTTTGACATGGCCCGTTGCGCGCACATATATTTTGCATAGCTACAGTGGTTGCATTCAACATCGTTAGGCTATGGTTAGCCCAGCTATCTCTGTAGGTTGCTAGCCAGCTGCGTCAGACCAGGAAGTACTGCAGCTAGCTGCAAACACGTGCTCAGATATGTGGTGTTTCAGTGATGTTTCAGTATGTCAACTAATGCCACACTTGTGTTGATGTTGTGTCCGCAGAGAGACCTGAGTGTCCCAGTGTAAGTTCACATGATACGTTATGATATTCATGAGTGAGTCGTGTTGCCAGCAACATTGTATCTAACTTTACGCTGTACTCATTtagcaaaataaaaacatggtCTGGATCAGAAACAGATAAGTAAACTGGTAACTTTTCAACTTTAAAATTTGACTGATTGATCAGCCTCAGCTTGGTGAACATTTGAACTCGAAACAGACCAGACGAGAAGTAGCATATCGAAGGTAAAATAAGCTTATGCATTCTTTCTAACACAGAACATAAGTTATGTGGCTACGATTAGCGAACAGTTCAATTAGCATCTCGGCTTCTCTAAACCTgtttatttcactggctgacTCTGAAACATCACTTAAAGGTTTAAATATACGTTGGTGCTGTCTATTCGACAGTGGTGCTGGTTAGTTCAGAAATATGTGTGGTTTTTGTTCTTTTAGTTTAAGCATGTGCGCTGCATGGTCGAGGAGTGAATCacaccgtatgtgtgtgtgtgtgtgtgtgtgtgtgtgtgtgtcactcggCCTTGTGTCTGGGGCCATGTGCTATGCTTCTTTTTGAGAGGCAGGAGGGAAAAGCTTGTGTGTTCTCATGTGCTGGTTCTTGTGTTTTCAGATGATGGATCCTGGACAGGATTTGCTTTTGGCGGCCCTGAGCGAAAGTGGAATCTGCCCAAATGACCTTTTTGACCTCGACCCACAGGACACGGTTCCACCCCCTGTGCCTCAACAGGTATGCAGTGATGATGCAAAAGATGTTGCTGAAGAACATGTGTCGTTTTCTGTGAAGTACTTCCATGTCTAGCCCGTTTATCCCTTAACCATTTTGTCCACGCTAGTTGACTGCTGCCTACAGCACCAACAAGTGATTTTAACAGTTGATGTAGGGATTTGTTTTTCAAGAGGTATTTACTAAATGTACGGTGTCTGTTTTGCATGTACTTGCAGTCGGTATCCGTCAGTGCACTGGATGGAGTTAGTCTGGCAGCTGAGGCCGCTGGAATCGTGCGGCTGGAGCCTGGTCAATCTCCCACGCCTgtgcccaccaccaccccaacaaTCACCATCAGAGTAAGAGATGCACTGCCACTTGTTaagaaaaattattttttttcagcaaTTTTATGGGAGGGGGAGCTGGCTAAATTTTGTCAACGGAACCATATAACCTtggttaaaggagaaatctgctGATTTTTGACATGGATGTCTGTTTCTCGTGGTCACAAGTACTGTTGGTGccaaaaaaaaacgaaaacaatTGGTTTTCGTACCGTACAGTTCCGTACCAacagtactctgtgacctcgagaaacggagatctatgtgaaaaattgacggatttctcctttaaaggcCTTTGACACAATAGTGGATTTCAAACTGTTTAGTTCTGGAAGAGACTCCTGTTCATGCACTCTTGTTTAAGATGCTCATGCACACAGTTTTGTTAGACATGCGATATTTAAGTGACGAGTGCATAGCATTTCAAACTTGCTGATGACTGCAACGTCCCTAAACCTCCACAGCAGAAGCCACAGCCGTCGACCACAACGTTCGTCTTAAACCAACTCAACCAGCTGCCCTCACTTGGCACCATCGTGGTCACCAAGCCCGCCTCGGGCTCCACCGGCCGGCAGACCATCACGGTGACGAAGGTGGTACATGCGCGTGGGATGAGCCCGGCAGCCGTGGTAGCCTCTTCGTCGCCCGTGTGCTCGGTTGTGCCCCCTGGCCGGGAACAGGTGAAGCTGAAGGACCTGCTGAAGCCGGGGGCCCTGAAGACCAGCAGCCTGGGGGAACTAATGAAGCTCAAGCCACCGGCCGACATTGCCCCGCCTGTTGCCACGGCCACAGCCGCCAGTGAGTGAGGTttttgccctgtgtgtgtgcactgtattTGGTTTTGTGTTTGAGTGAATTTGAgtctttttgtgtgtctgtgtttgtttcctctttcaaCTGCTGGGTTgtgaattggtgtgtgtgtgtctgctttcaACTGCTGGGTTatgaattggtgtgtgtgtgtgcttccccttACAACTGCTGATAACCTTTGTAGGGGCTCTGATAAGCAGCAGAATTGAATTGTTTCTTCCTTTGAATTGGGAATTATTTATAAAATGCTTGTTTGAGTGTCTAGAATGCAGTCTGTTTTAATGGCTCTATCGGGCCTCCTCCATGTTATTGTGAACTTCTCTCAACAAAGTGGAATGATTTTCCCTCTTGCAGAAATAATTGTGGTCTCTTCCAAGATGATGAGTAGAGCAGGTATTAGTAGTTTCTTCTCCTAACGCATTGAACGGGTTCTGGTGGAGTGTTCTATTCTGTTGTCTGGTGGCTGGGTTTTAAGTGTGCACTTGTcggtttttttaattttttggtGACTGGTTTACTGGTGCTCTCATTAAGCTCTTCTTCCCACAGCGGAGTTGAACAATGGCGTGAAGAAAGAGGTGACCAGCAAAGACGTGGCCAGAATCTGGGTGAACGAAGACCTGAAGATGCGGAGTTTTTCCCCCACTAATGTAAGCTGCTCTCTGCCTGTGGTAACCAACTATGGTGCTGTTCATCTCAATACACAAGTACCACTGAAAAGTTCATGAGTTTACCATAGTAAAGCTCGCTGTAGAGTGCAGAACAACAACCTcggtaatttttttttaaataggttTGTCACATCTGTAGCCATCATTCTTCTGAGTGTTGTTTCATCTATGTTGTGCTTTTCATCTGTGTGTCTCTAGATACCACACATTAAAGATGAAGAGGAaccagaggaagaggaagaagaggaaatgGGCCATGCAGAGACGTATGCGGAGTACATGCCAATGAAACGTGAGCACAAGCGCACTCAACACATGCATTTTTGAAGGGTATTTTTAGTCACGAGTGGGCTTTTCAGTTGACATTCAGCCCCTTAGATGGGTGCTCCACGGGCCTGTCAGAGTCTGTTTCGGAAGAAAGAGGCAGCTTCTGCCAGAGAAGCTGTGAGGAAATAAAGAAGTCTAATATCACAGTGGCTTCTGGAGCTAGGAAAGTTTTATCATAGGGTGGAATCACAATCAAAAGGGGctgtggggggcgggggtgttGTGGCTCAAGCAGGCAGCAGCATCCATGCGGTCGAAGGGTCGATATTCGGGTCGAAGTGCCTGTGGGGAACCAGGTTCCTACCCTCAGTCTTTTCTCGGATCCTAGCCCATCTCTTTTCGCTCTCTGTCACACTCAGCTGTCCTGTCAACCTAAAGACaaagcagccgtggcctactggttaggactTCGGacttcgaaccccgaccagtaggaacggctgaagtgcccttgagcaaggtacctaacccctcactgctccccgagcgccactgtagcaggcagctcactgcgtcgggattagtgtgtgattcacctcactgtgtgttcactgtgtgctgagcgtgtttcattaattcatggattgggataaatgcagagaccaaatttccctcacgggatcaaaagagtgtatatacttATCTATACAAACATGTTCAAAAAGAGAAGATTGTTAGTGGATGATGGAATGTAATCTGTTTTTTTCCTCCTGCAGTGAAGACTGGCTTGCGGCACCCTGACCCGGTGGTGGAGACCAGCTCACTGTCCAGCGTTAACCCGCCAGACGTGTGGTACCGCATGGCTGTCCCAGAGGAGATCATCGACCGCGGCTGGCTTTCTGCCCTGCAGCTAGAGGCCATCACTTACGCCAGCCAGGTAGGACAAGAATGTCAGACCACCCAGGTGCTCTTACCTGGAAAAGTCCACAGTCAGTTTGCTGTCGGTCCACATGCAGACAGTTAAACGTGTCGCATGTAAATGCTCACCCTGCATGTATTACAGCAGTAGTGACTAGGCTGGAACAACTGAACTGATCATTTGTCATCAGCTGGTAGAGCTTAAAATCTAAATATTCCTGTATATTTGAGATCAGTTTGATTTTGCTAAGGAGGATGTCTTGCCTTGTAGCAGATCCAACTGTCTAACCTAATGTAAAATTGATTGGAGTGTATAGAACTGAATTGTGATGTGCGTGTTTTGGCCTCTGCCGTCAACAGCAACACGAGACATTCCTTCCCAACCAAGACCGAGCGGCCTATCTGATTGGGGACGGGGCTGGAGTGGGCAAAGGCCGAACCATCGCTGGAGTCATTTACGAGAACTACCTACTGGGGAGGAAACGTTCCCTCTGGTAAGAGCTCTGTGTTGCTGTTTTCTTCCCTACTGCCTTACTGACCTCTCCGGAAATTGTTTTATTTACAGAGCTATTCTATGCCTTCTTGGTTTATGTTGCGATCCTCAGGTTCAGCGTCTCCAACGACCTGAAGTATGATGCAGAGAGGGATCTGCGGGATATTGGCGCCAAGAACATTCAAGTCCACTCACTGAACAAGGTGAAAAGAGTAGCCATGAGCATTACAGTAGTCGTAAGGGAGCAGCGTCCACATCTATAAACTATAATAAATGCAATCAGTGGAAAAGGTTGACCCTTGGGGCTTTATTCTTTGATTGACATGAAGGTCAGAATGTGGCATTACTAAAGGGtttccattttgtttgtttgtttgtttgtttgttttttggagcGTGAACTCGTTGTTTCTGAATCTTGCCTGTTCTGAGGACCTGAGTCCAACTAGGGTTGAAAATGCTTTCCTTTCTCTAAGTCTTAACACTTCACCAGTTGCTGCTTATGACTCATGTTCCAACCCACTCCTGACAATGCAGTCTCTCACTCCCACACATGCCTACACAacttacttatttatttgtattttgtctGCTTTCTTTTTCCAGTTTAAATACGGGAAGATCTCCTCGAAACACAACGGCAGTGTTAAGAAAGGAGTGATCTTTGCCACCTACTCTTCCCTCATTGGAGAGAGCCAGTCGGGGGGGAAGTACAAGACTCGATTTAAGCAGCTACTGCACTGGTGTGGTGATGACTTTGACGGAGTTGTATCCTTTTAATCAGTAAACACACTTGGCTGTAGGAAAGTAACACCTTTGCAGTAAACAAAGGAAGTGCCTAATCTTTCTCTGTGCGTAACCCTCCTCCATAAAAATTATTACTTCCAGGATATTCCTTGAGGAGTCAATGTTTAGATATGTTTGTTTAGCTGTTTCGTAACATGCCCTTCTGCTGCACTTAATCAGTGTTGTCTAGCTTTGCCAGAAGCACGCATTGCTGCAAAGATGTTTGAAAGCTGTCAAATCTAAAGGTTACCATGACCTTCCAGTTATGTAGTAAATTAGGAGTTATATTGGTTCACATAAGATCTGTCATGaattaataaatatttttaagttTGACATTCTGTTTAGAATTCATTCTGAGTCTTAGGAACATGTCATCAGTATCATGTATGCATTTGTGGGTTCTTCCCTTGACTGTTCCTGTCAGATTGTATTCGATGAGTGTCACAAAGCCAAAAATGTTTGCCCGATTGGGTCTTCAAAACCCACAAAGACCGGTTTGGCTGTGCTGGAGCTACAGAACAAATTGCCCAAAGCCCGGGTGGTGTATGCCAGCGCCACAGGTAAAGTGACATACAGAAATGCCACATCAGAAtgttggagacacacacacacacacacacacatatatatgcaaaTAGTTCCCGGTCCCATTAGCTGTTCAATGTTGTAATCTGCATTACAGGTGCATCGGAGCCACGGAACATGGCCTACATGAACCGCCTTGGTATCTGGGGTGAAGGAACGCCCTTCAGGGAATTCACCAACTTTATTCAGGCAGTGGAGAGACGGTATGTGGCTCTCGGTCAGCAGTAACAGCTTTAGGTCTTGAGCACTTCGGTTGGGTGTGTAGGGAACAATAGCAGGAATCTGACCAAATTAGAACCCACCTTTCAGGAAAAACAAAGATCTGCCtgctttacatttacatttattcattaatcagctctggccattaaatagccttacggtaccgatccacttgcacgacacttcattttgtcgtgtcgcatagatgtcgcgctgcctccccacgttcagtcgtgtgtgggcgttttgtttaaaatgtcagttaccagctcatactcagttcgttttaacgtatcttaagtgtttttccacaaataccacaattttaggcatgtacttaacagtatacaacacattaatagcctaaacaaactatgcaagccatttggaaatcttgttttatttaaactactcaatgcaatctcaaatccttaccagaaacaccaacagtcaataAATTAAGccaaatcctagtttcgtttgttttatggactactaggtggtcgtgaaagagatcgttaaaacattatttgtcttgtaagcggaaccaaagtttcacaggcaccgttgtggtagaacaaaggacctacaacctcgtcctttcattggagagtcgcctcgcgttcaacggattcatttgcataaagatgggctTCGGATCGGTACTGTTAGTTGcagaaatggccttaaattaaacaaacaaacaaacattcatTCATCAGACGCTTTTCCAAATCTACTCAATTAAGCTTTGCTTTATATGCCTCTGTGTATGAGGGAAGTGCTTGTTGTTGTTTACCATAGTTTATATGTGTATCTCATTTGAATTTATTGGTTTTTGATCTATTCAATCCTCAGGGGTGTGGGAGCCATGGAGATTGTTGCCATGGACATGAAGTTGAGAGGGATGTACATTGCACGGCAGCTGAGCTTTCAGGGTGTGACATTTAAAATTGAAGAAGTCCCTTTATCTAACGACTACATCAAGATGTACAACAAGGCAGTGCGGCTGGTATGTACAGATGTTGAATGCCCTTTTGTAAATCCTCATAATGTGTTAGGAGGTCCCTCATCGACAAGCAGCGTGTTAGGTCAAGTGCGGTGGCTGATTTGAGGGTGGGGCTATGTCTTCATAAAATTGCTGGCTTTGCCGTACATGGCAAAAGTTAACCGGTGGTTTAAAAAAATCCCGCTTCGGAACCCGGTTACAGCCTCCTAAAATGCCAGGATTGTGTAGATGCAAGGCCTAACCGATAAAATAAATCccccagtttaaaaaaaaaaaaaaaacagcgttgTGTAGACAGGCCCTTGATGAGGTTTCTAAAGAGGTGGCTGTGTGCATATCCCCCTCCTTCATGAGTTGACCACTGCTACAGAGAACAGAGTTCATGTGATTGTCATATCCTGTGTGCACACCTTTTTATCAGTGAGGTCACTGTCACTCTTAGTGATAaaagtgcctgtctgtctgtcagtcccCGCCACACACGAGgttatgtttgttttgtagGTAGTCGAATTGGGTATATCATGGTTTCTTCCTATGATGGTCTGTGTGTCGTGATGGTGGTTGTGTTTAGATTCATTGCTGTTATTAAGGTTGTCCATTTTTCTGCTGTAATTTACATTTATGTAGCTGACACTTTTATTCAAAGTGATTTACAACAATTGAGGTACAATAAAGATGCAATAAAGTTACAGTGCCACTAGGATATTGTTAGATAGAGTAATCCTTACTTAAGCATTTATTCCCCCCCTGCGTGTCTCAGTGGGTAAGCGCCCGAGAGAAGTTCCAGGCGGCAGCCAACCTGATGGACGCAGAGCAGCGCATGAAGAAATCCATGTGGGGCCAGTTCTGGTCTGCGCACCAGCGCTTCTTCAAGTACCTGTGCATCGCCTCCAAGGTGCGCCGAGTCGTGCAGCTCGCCAGAGAGGAGGTCAAGAATGGAAAGGTGAGTGTTCTGTTGAATGTGGGTGAATGCACATGCCAATGAACATGTGCGACTGTGTTATGGTGGTTTAAACAGAAGTTGGACCATGTAGTACAGCGGTTAAGCCCTCAAATCAAGGGGAATTGTGCACTTTTTGAAAGAAACATGAAACTTCTACCATAGTTAGGTTATACCATAAGGTTTATTTTCAGATTGGGAGGGAAGTcaaatttgacctctgaggcccgggagaggtcaaatccaagatggccgccaacaATATTCAAAAGTGCCTCACGTTGGAACCAAATACAGTAGAAAAACACTTAAGGTGTCATTTCCCACTAACCTTTGGGTGCCCATTCTGTATCTGATAACTTTGAAACCACCAGAGTTCAAGAAAATGCATTTATGTAAaggtcaaggtaaacaaaacatcaaaatattcattttttatGTACCCTATGTACCCCAATTCATTTCTTTGTTGTCCCTGTATTAAGTTATTATTAGTGCGCAAAGAGATCCTTAAttcatctttctcttttgaCGGGTCATTCAAAGAAAACTGCCAGCAGAGGGCTGTGCCACCATCTCTCTTGGCCTTTATCAACATGGTACTTGATGGTACAAACATTGAGCATCAGTCCACCACAAAACCTGCCCTAACAATCTCCCAATTGATAGTCTTAACAGTAAGAAGTAATTAATTAAGTAGTAATTAAAGACACAGCCTTATATTAACATGCTAGCTACAAATGTGTTCAATCCCGGTTGACCGgctatttaaagggacaccaggcaagcctgctgctttttctctacgaaactccccctcgctcggtctgaagctcttttccttttctttgcgtcttccgtcaagggttttcgctgcttcttcaccggctctgccattatacacacgttttcaacaatctctagcgtttcgttagcctgcctgcttcggtcggcgggtagggtgcactgaacttgcaagcgggatattcttccgaCAGGCAATAGGggtgggcgagagagtcttcactcaccctgtaacgagtcatttaaccatataccgatttAGGAAGATGactaattaacacgaaaacgttgcctggtgtccctttaactaggCTACTCTGTTAACATTACCTATTTCAGCCATAGCAAATTTCACATTACCAAGCTGACATATCTACAATATACTCTGTTCAATTATTAAACTAGCTTCAGCTCACATAAATGTTCCAGACTATCTTCTAGTTTAGCTAGGataattattttgatcaatgtCCATGATTTTTAACTCAAaagcgaactaccaaggaaaACTCCTTCCTGGCTATGGTTAAATTAATTTGCAACaaataatattatgtaattatgtaatAATATTGTTTGTTCATAGTCAATCTGTTTACATGTTAGAATATGTCGGTTGAAGTGCTCTCTACATTGTGCGTACTGTGGCCTGTAACAACAACTCTTTAAAACAGGCTTTTTTTTAACCAGCGGTGGTATGGCAGGTGGTCTGTGAAAATGGTCTAGGGGGGGTCACCTGTGGATAATTCTGTGCTGTGAAGAAATGAAATTAGCCACACATCTCATGAAATAACAactaataactgaataatacaGGGACAACAAAGAAATGAATTGGGGTACATAGGGTACataaaaaatgaatattttgatgttttgtttaccttgaccaTTACATAAATGCATTTTCTTGAACTCTGGTGGTTTCAAAGTTATCAGATACAGAATGGGCACCCAAAAGTTAGTGGGAAATGACACCTTAAGTGTTTTTCTACTGTGTTTGGTTCCAATGTGAGGCACTTTTGAATAttattggcggccatcttggatttgacctctcccgggcctcagaggtcaaatttgACTTCTCCCAATCTGAAAATAAACCTCATGGTATAACCTAACTATGGTAGAAGTTTCATGTTTCTTTCAAAAAGTGCACAATTTTCATGGTTACCCACTGTACTAATGCTGTGCATCTTATTTAAAACTTTACAATACTGATTTAATTTTAGAATTAAAGACAAGTGACAACATTGTTCATATTCTTAACGTATTTAGAAATGTTTATTCTTTTTATTTGTGACCATCCAATAAACTGTATAGTTTATGTAAATACTTAACCTCCTTCATATTTTGTTGAGCATTGGGAAGAAGGTGGGTCACAAATCCtgaggtgatttttttttttttctttttttttttacacctgAGGCAATTCTGAAGAATCTCTATGCAACATTGGCCAACCTATAAGCTAAGCTTACCTAAgacaggaaggtgtgtgtgtgtgtgtgtgtgtgtgtgtgtgtgtctgtctctgtgtgtgtgtgtgtctgtctctgtgtgtgtgtgtgtctgtctgtctctgtctgtctgtgtctgtctctgtctgtgtgtgtgtccactagtTAATCTTTCTGCCCCTGCTGCTCCACAGTGTGTTGTGATCGGTCTCCAGTCGACAGGAGAGGCCAGAACACTGGAGGCCCTggaggagggaggtggagagctCAACGACTTTGTGTCCACTGCTAAGTGAGTGCCCTCACTGCCTCTCCTCTGCTACTCCTCAAACTTCAACTGAACTGAACTCCTGACTTGACTTTAAGACGGAGCTCTTGGATATACTGTGATTGCATGTACAAACAGAACACCACCATATTGCGAAACCTGTGAGGAATTGCAATAATGAGCTCAACACCTTAATCTCAGTCAGAATCCTTCAGGTAATAGATGTAAAGTTTTTAAATCAAGGACCGCACTCAAAAATACtttaaacagtttttttttaatctcatcACTTCGGGCCAGACGCCCTTCAGCCTACAGTGGCACAGTCCTTGAATTACCTAGAGAAAAATCGGGGTGTGGTACAACATTCCATTACAAAAAAGAAGCATAAGACAAATTTTATAGCTTCATAAAACAATATCCAGCTTTAGCTGCTGGAAAAAGAGATGAATACATGTAACGTGTATGAATTAACTGCTGGTTAGGTATGAATAAATTGATTAAGGAAATCAAAAGGAGTCATTATAACCAGTCATTATAACCACAATAGGTCCATAATGGAGAGCTGTAATGGGGCCGCTGTATTAGGTATGTTTATTCATTCTCTGTGACTGTTTCCTGGCAGGGGTGTGTTCCAGTCTCTGGTGGAGAAGCACTTTCCTGCCCCTGACAGACAGAAGCTCTTTAGCTTGCTGGGTATCGATCTACCCTCCAAGAAACCCACCGCAGCAAACAACAACGCCCAGGACCAGAAGAGCACCAAGAGAAAAGGTGTGTGTCACGGTCTTGTTACTGTTGCTTGTACTTGGTTCTCAGAACCCTGCAAAGCAAAGTTTTGTAGGTTTAGGAGGTTTTAGACAAAGGTTATTGGTTGTCCTGAAGGTTTTCAAGGTCACCTGAGCACACATGGCTTTGGCTTGTCAGTGAGGATTGGTGGAAGTAAGGGTGATTTTAGTTGGTGTCTGCTTTGAGTTGATTCAGTGATTGCTCGATGATTCAGTAAAGCACATTACTAACATGCTAATATAGGAACCAATATGCGGTCTGCTGATGGACTGTACCCTGAAAATGTATTGCTTGTAGATAATGTGGAAGTTGGTTTTATTTGTGGTTGTACACTGTGTGCATGCTGATAGTTTGGTTTATTAGCTGTTTAGTTTATTAGGTGTGTGCAGTGGCTAACAGGAGATTTTTCCTGTCCTCCTTTACAGGTCAGGAGATCAAGAAGGAGACAAAGAGGAAACGGCGGTCAGGAGGGCTGTCTGGAAGCAGCTCTGAAGAGAGCCAATCGGACGAGTCGGACCAGGACGCCGAGAGTGACGACAGCTTTAAGTCGGTCAGCTCCGGCGAGGAGGAAGACGACTTCAACCCTTTCAGGGACGAGTCCAGCGAGGATGACGAGGGTGGTGAGTAATTAACAGCGAAAGAGTCAAAGAGGAACAGTCTCAACGGGACTAAGGactaagaattttttttttccccactcaCACTCCATTCGTCTCCCCAGATCCCTGGCTCATTCGGAAAGACTCCAAGAAAGGCAAAGAGAAGaaggggaagaagaagaagaagaagagcatCGACCCGGACTCCATTCAGAGTGCCTTGCTGGCGTCTGGTCTGGGCTCCACCAGGCCCGCCTTCACCACGCCCGTAGCCAAAGTGCCTGCCGCCGTCACCCCAGCAGGTGGGTTGACGTAGCCCTCGACATCAGGATCACAACACTTCTCATCGCATTTGTTAAAGAACCGTATAGCCGCTTAGTCGTCATGTATGTATTAGTGTGCTAGTCCGGTACTGCAAAAGGAAGTTTGGCCTATTTCACCCTGTTTGTGTTTTAGGTCCAAAGTTTTTCTTTGAAAGCGTATCCTCAGGTTCCTCAGGGTTTTGTAGGTAAGGTGGCAGAAGCAGAAAATATTCAGAAATATTTCGGATTTCAGGCAAGTGAGTTTAACCAAGAGCAAGTAATAAGCAGAGCATGGCTCTCAATTCATACCGTGATACGCATATCACACAACGTAAACCACACATGCCTTCACATTAATTTTTAATCCTTGCTTGCTCCCTCCGTCCGATGTCAGCGCATCTCTTATTATAGGCTACGACGGGATCCGTGAATTTTGTTCATGTAATTTAcagaactaggcctacatgtgtaCAACCTACAATGTGCATATGCGTTTCAAGACACAACACTTAAAACGAGTGAACAATaattaaaatgtagcctacgcGTCAGTGTTTTACTTATCAACGAATAACCAAATGACTGAACTCATGGACGAGAAGCAGAGCCAGAGTGGCTGCAGTCATTAGATAGTAAGTGGCATCGCAGATGTGCAACTGGACGTTTATGTTTGAGATCTCATTCGTGGTCATGGTCCTGATAACTAACTGGCTATTCGTCTCCTTGACCAGCTAAGACGGAGAGTGATGGCTGCATGACCAGCCAGGACGCAGTGGAGGACGCCCAGCAGATGAAGCGCCACCTactggaggagctggagaagcTCTCGGAGCAGCTGCCCCCCAACACGCTGGACGAGCTCATCGACGAGCTCGGGGGCCCTGAGAATGTGGCTGAGGTCAGTAgtgggatacacacacacacacaccacggtaTATTATTG
Encoded proteins:
- the sbno1 gene encoding protein strawberry notch homolog 1 isoform X3 translates to MMMDPGQDLLLAALSESGICPNDLFDLDPQDTVPPPVPQQSVSVSALDGVSLAAEAAGIVRLEPGQSPTPVPTTTPTITIRKPQPSTTTFVLNQLNQLPSLGTIVVTKPASGSTGRQTITVTKVVHARGMSPAAVVASSSPVCSVVPPGREQVKLKDLLKPGALKTSSLGELMKLKPPADIAPPVATATAAKIIVVSSKMMSRAAELNNGVKKEVTSKDVARIWVNEDLKMRSFSPTNIPHIKDEEEPEEEEEEEMGHAETYAEYMPMKLKTGLRHPDPVVETSSLSSVNPPDVWYRMAVPEEIIDRGWLSALQLEAITYASQQHETFLPNQDRAAYLIGDGAGVGKGRTIAGVIYENYLLGRKRSLWFSVSNDLKYDAERDLRDIGAKNIQVHSLNKFKYGKISSKHNGSVKKGVIFATYSSLIGESQSGGKYKTRFKQLLHWCGDDFDGVIVFDECHKAKNVCPIGSSKPTKTGLAVLELQNKLPKARVVYASATGASEPRNMAYMNRLGIWGEGTPFREFTNFIQAVERRGVGAMEIVAMDMKLRGMYIARQLSFQGVTFKIEEVPLSNDYIKMYNKAVRLWVSAREKFQAAANLMDAEQRMKKSMWGQFWSAHQRFFKYLCIASKVRRVVQLAREEVKNGKCVVIGLQSTGEARTLEALEEGGGELNDFVSTAKGVFQSLVEKHFPAPDRQKLFSLLGIDLPSKKPTAANNNAQDQKSTKRKGQEIKKETKRKRRSGGLSGSSSEESQSDESDQDAESDDSFKSVSSGEEEDDFNPFRDESSEDDEGDPWLIRKDSKKGKEKKGKKKKKKSIDPDSIQSALLASGLGSTRPAFTTPVAKVPAAVTPAAKTESDGCMTSQDAVEDAQQMKRHLLEELEKLSEQLPPNTLDELIDELGGPENVAEMTGRKGRVVSNDDGSISYESRSELDVPVEILNLTEKQRFMDGEKNIAIISEAASSGISLQADRRVKNQRRRVHMTLELPWSADRAIQQFGRTHRSNQVTAPEYVFLISELAGEQRFASIVAKRLESLGALTHGDRRATETRDLSRFNFDNKYGRNALEIVMKSIVNLDSPLVSPPSEFEGDFFKEIRNGLIGVGLINVEDRSGILTLDKDYNNIGKFLNRILGMAVQQQNALFQYFAETLTAVIQNAKKNGRYDMGILDLGSGDEKVKKVDMKKFLTPGYSTSGHVELYTVSVERGMSWEDATHIWAEHNGADDGFYVQVRNNKKTALLVTEVNTKKRLFLVYRPNTGKQLKQESYADVRKKCKKVLSDDAKQHWIDQYNSSAEICAHAYWRGNCKKASAGLQCEIGLRCRTYYVLCGSVLSVWTKVEGVLASVSGTNVKMQIVRLRTEDGQRIVGLLIPANCVSPLTNLLSSSDQSQQLAVQQQQMWQQLHPQSLSHSANT